The DNA segment AACCCCATACGCCATTTCAGTGGCACTCTGTGGCGACTGCGGAATTTAAACGCAAACAAGGCCTGTTGCGGCAAGCATTCCGCCAGCTACGAGGAGTAAAGGTAAACTTCACCGATGTCCGCATTTCAGCAATGGAAGACTTTATCGGTAGAGGTGATCGCTCTTTAGGTAAAGTAGTGCGTAGGGCGTGGGAATTAGGTGCAGGCATGGATTCCTGGTATGAAGGGCTAGATCAAGCTTTCGCTGCTTGGAGTCAGGCGATCGCCCAAGCCGGTCTAGATTGGAAATACCGCTTAGTAGAGAATGGTGAGTGGAATCTGTTTTATGCAGACGCTCTGGAAGGTGAAGAAGTAGAGGAAGATGAGGGAAAATCAAATCTCACTCAGTACTCCCTAGACTCTCCCCTCCCCTGGGATCATATAGATACAGGAATTGACAGAAAGTGGTTGCAAGAGGACTTAAAACGCGCTCTAGAAGCCGCAATTGTTCCAGACTGCTCATTTGAAGGTTGTTCTCACTGTGGTGTTTGTGGCACTGATTTTGGTCACAACATTGTGATCGAGCCACCGCCAATTCCTGAATTTGCCGGTGAGTTTGTTCCCAACACCACTAAGTCACAACGACTACGAGTTTGGTTCGGTAAACAAGGTGACATGGCTTTAGTCAGCCATTTGGATCTAATGCGTCTACTAGATCGGGTCATCAGAAGAGCAAGTCTACCAGTTGCTTATACTGGAGGATTTCATCCCAATCCCCGGATTGTTGCAGCTAGTGCCTTAGCCTTGGGAGCTACTAGCAGTGGTGAAATCGTGGATTTCGAATTAACTCAATTAGTAGAAGCAGATGCTTTTGTGCGGAAACTAGTTGATGAACTGCCACCAGATATACCAATCTATCGTGTGGAACAGATAGATTTAAAATCCCCATCTGCTAACCAAGTATTAGATAGGGCAGAATATGTAATTACGGTGGCAGCCTCAAGGCAGGTGAATGCTACACAATGGCAAAACTGGATCGATATGATTTTGGCAAAAGACGAAGTTTTGTCCGAACAGACAACCAAATCTGGGAAAAGCCATTTAGTAAATCTGCGCTCACGTTTGTTTGAGTTGGAATTAGTTAAAACCCACGAGAGCGAAATTGAACCTACAGCCGTTTTGCGTTATGTAGGTAGCTGTCGCCCCGACGGTGTACTGTTGCGCCCCGAACAAACTCTATCTATGCTAGAAATAGTAGCGAGTAAAGAAGAATTTCATCTTCTACATATCCATCGCAATCAACTAATTTTAGCTGTATAATCTCTGAAGGGTAACTTGCTAGTAGTTACTCTACTGTGGTACATCGTGGGAATTGATTTTTAGCAAGGTTGCGTTAGAATGGGGTGAAGAGAAATTTTCTGGCGCTGCATAGAAGAAGCTAGTTCACTATTACCCTGATCATCAGGGAGCGAAATTAAAGGTATTAGAGTGAAAATTCTAGGATTTTATCCCAGAGAAACTAAGGCAGATTAAAGAACTCTCTCTTTATAGCTATCGTGTGAACTAGTGATTAACAGCAGGCTCCGTCGCTTCTCTACCACCATGCTTTTAAAACAACTGCTGAATGCCTAATCCCTAGATGGTGAAGGTATCACATCAGAAATCAACCACGGACGGTTGATTTATTTGCTTAGACAATATGCAGCCGTTCTGGAATAATCAGGCGTATCGACGCAATTCCCCAGTCAATAGCTTTTTATTTTGAAGCTCAACTTCACAATTTTTATTACCAGCAGTGTCTTTGGAGGCTGGCAGGGGCGAGAGGGATAACAAACCTCCAAGCCTGTTGATACTGCCGATTTTTGAGGAAATTGAATGCCAAAACAAATTATTATCGCGGAGCAGCATCAAATAGCTGCTGTGTTTTCGGAAGACCAAATACAAGAACTCGTTGTAGCCACAGGCCATCATCAAATCGGTGACATCTACTTAGGTGTAGTAGAAAATGTATTACCAGGTATTGATGCAGCCTTTGTCAACATTGGAGACCCAGAACGTAATGGTTTTATTCATGTAACTGACTTAGGCCCTTTACGACTCAAAAGAACAGCAGCAGCAATTACGGAATTATTAGCACCACAACAAAAAGTTCTGGTGCAGGTAATGAAAGAGCCAACGGGAACAAAAGGCCCAAGGCTCACAGGTAATATCACTCTGCCTGGACGTTATGTGGTACTGATGCCCTATGGTAGGGGTGTAAATTTATCGAGGCGGATTAAGAGTGAGAGTGAACGTAACCGCTTACGGGCATTAGCAATTTTAATTAAACCTGCCGGCATGGGTTTGCTGGTGCGTACAGAGGCAGAAGGCAAGCCAGAAGAAGCAATCATCGAAGATTTGGAAGTTCTGCAAAAGCAATGGGAAGCCATTCAGCAAGAAGCCCAGTCTACCCGTGCGCCAGCACTCCTGAATCGGGACGATGACTTTATCCAGCGCGTACTACGTGATATGTATGGCGCGGATGTGAATCGGATTGTCGTCGATTCCAGTACTGGTTTGAAACGAGTCAAGCAGTACTTGCAGAACTGGAGTGGCGGTCAGACACCCCAAGGATTGCTGATTGACCATCACCGAGATCGCTCCCCAATTTTAGAATATTTCCGGATCAATGCCGCAATTCGAGAAGCCCTTAAACCAAGAGTAGACCTTCCTTCTGGCGGCTATATTATTATTGAACCAACAGAAGCGTTAACAGTAATAGATGTTAACTCTGGTTCCTTTACGCGATCGGCCACAGCTAGAGAAACCGTTTTGTGGACCAACTGTGAAGCAGCAACAGAAATTGCTCGCCAGCTACGTCTGCGGAATATCGCTGGGGTAATCGTCGTTGATTTCATTGATATGGAATCACGTCGTGACCAATTACAAGTTCTTGAACACTTTAATAAAGCCCTGCGCGCAGACAAAGCTCGTCCGCAAATCGCCCAGCTCACAGAGTTAGGTTTAGTAGAACTGACTCGCAAACGGCAAGGGCAAAATATTTATGAATTGTTTGGTGATACTTGCCCCGCCTGCGGTGGTTTAGGACATACAGTCCGCTTACCCGGAGAAACGGAGAATCGCTTACCCACTCCAGCAGCAGAAGTTCCCGAACGTTTTGTATCTCTGCCTACACGAGAGCCTCGTTTACCAACTGCACGCACCACCGAACCACGAGAAACCTACGATGGATTTGGTGAAGCATTTGAAAACGACTCCGACTTGGGTGCTTTAAATTTAATTAATCATCCTAGCTATCAAGAACTGAACGATAACAATAAACGTCGCGCCCGTACCCGTCGCAGTCGGATTGGCATCAATGGTACAAATGGCAAAGATGAACAAAGAATTACTGCCAACCCACTAGCTTTTATCAGTGAGTCAGATTTAGACCTTGATGGAGATGTAGAATTAAGCGCTCCACCAGAGTTACCCACACCTAACCTGGGCAAATCAGGCTGGATTGAAAGAGCAGAACGGACTAAAGTCATTAAAACAGAGCCAGTTAAGCCAGTGGTAGAACCACCGGAGATTAGGACTGTAGAAATGACTCCAGAAGAACAAGATATTTTTGCTCTCATGGGGATTTCTCCGCTAATTAAATTAGAGCAGGAGGTGAAAAATCCTAAATCCGTCATTATTAACATTGTTCAACCGGGACAAACACCAACTATACCGACTGAAATAACTCCGGAGCCTGTCGCTAAAGTAACACCAAGTGTTGAAGTGAATACACCAAAGGTAAAGTTGGAATCTAAGTCTGTGTCGGTAGCTGCAACCGAACCCATAAAGTTGACAGAAACGATGGAAGAATCTGAAGTGAATGCCGCTAGCACTGCTAACCGTCGTCGTCGTCGTCGTTCTTCCGCGTCCGACTCAGATACGGGGGAGGACAGTTAAGACCAATTCTGCGAAGCAGAGCCACAGATTTAAACTAGAATTTCAGACATTTTTTAGCTGCATATTAGCGCGTCTATCCATAGTGCATTAATAAACTATAGAGGTACAGAGCATACGGAGATAGTGAAAGATATTTATGCACCAGATGACAGTAGACGCGCTACTATTTCCTGAGTTCTCTAAGGGAGTACCTGTAGTGTATTTTTTAGTTTGTTTTCATGGGAAGACACACACCTAACCGTGAGATATTGTGTATTAGTGTAAGCTTTGATGATGCTAAAGAAAGAGCAAACTACTAATAATCTAAAGTTGCCAATATCCCTAAACGCAAGTGGTTGGTTGGAGTCTTCCCCTGATTGGTCGAATATTTCAGGACTGGTAGCAGGAGTCGATGAAGTAGGTCGGGGCGCTCTCTTTGGGCCTGTAGTGGCAGCATCTGTCATATTACCAGCTAGCGCTTTTCCTCACCTGATGACAGCCGAAATTAAAGATAGCAAGAAACTATCTCATTCTCGCAGAGTCCAGCTAGCGCAGCAAATTTCTACCCTAGCTATAGACTGGAGAATTGGTTATGCGACAACGGCTGAAATTGACCGAATTAATATTTTGCAGGCAACACTGTTAGCCATGAAACGGTCTGTAAAAAAGCTAAAATTACAGCCCATCCTCTGCTTGATAGATGGTAATCAACCAGTGCAAGACTTGTTAATGTTACAACAAACTATTGTTAAGGGAGATGAGCGATCGCTCAATATTGCCGCCGCCAGCATCATGGCTAAAGTTTGGCGTGACGATTTGATACAGCGTCTGGCAACTAAATATCCAATGTATGACTTAAAGAGTAACAAGGGCTATGGTAGCAAAAAGCATTTGTTAGCCCTGGCACAACACGGGGCTTCACCCTTACATCGTCAGTCGTTCCGCCCTTGTCAAATATCACCTGACTAGTTAATTCGTAATTAAACTGTTCTTTTCTTTCAACAGAAAAGAAGTAGCATTTGTTTTCTGCTACAGAAAAATGAACATATTACTCTATATTGAAAATTGGCAATTGAGGATCATTGTTAGCTAAAGCTTGTTCTTGAGTTTGGGAAATTACCCATTGACGATAGTCCACTAATAGTTGGTGCAACAATCTTTGCTTTACTGTCAATAAGACACTTTTGAGTAAACCATTACCAGTAGTCTCTAAAATCGGTCTGGGTGTTAGAGAAAAAGGAGGTGGTAAATCTACCTGCACTTGTAAATCAGCCCTACCTTCTAGGCGAGTAGCACTATTTAATTGATATGGCGATAAATACCCTCTTAGATTGAGGGAGAAGCGCTGGTTAATGTACTCAAAACCAAGAATTTCGCAACCTACTGAACGCAGATAAATTGTTCCGTTAGATTCTGCCCAAACTCTCATATCTACAGTAGGTTGAATACTCAAGGACATGAAATTTAAAGGGCGCATTTTCAGACGAAATATTTCCTCAGAAAGTTGCTGAATACGCCTTTGATCTACCAAAGCATTAACTAGACGTTGGGGCTGACGCAAGTAGTGCTGAATAGGAATAGGCTGCTGCGGTACAGCAATTTCTACCGATTGTGAGGCAGTGAACTTGGTAGCCATGAGTTACGGGAAGTAATTGTTTTAATATTGTTATTATTAATTAGTTTATGACTCGATAGATTTTATTATGGAAAAAACTATTCAATCAAAGTAGTTGATGGGCTAAATGCCACTTAGTTATAATTCATTTTTATAGTTAGGATGCTTAAATGAAAAGCATTTATGGTTCGTAAGTATATAGATTATAGCTCATATCTTTATCAATAAAGATACCGTTGACCTAGATATTCCAGAATTTAATTCATAGTTTTGATATTCATTATTTGCAAGACAATGCGCCCCCACCTATTGATTTAGATATGATAGGACGACAATGCACTTCTACAACCTATACCGTCACTTGATTTTTGGTTCATAGTTAGTTGCTGACAGTCATATTCTATTTGTACTTATGATAAAGTCTATACACCAAATATATAACTATAGGTAAAAACATAATGACATTGTCTGTTGCTCATTTAGGGCCACCTGGCACTTATGCAGAACAAGCTACTATTTTTTATGTAAAATGGCTGACTCATAATACTGGACTCGAAGCTGTTTTACATCCCTATTCCAGCATTGCTCAATCCCTCCAAGCTCTAGCTCAAGGAGAAACTCAATTAGCTGTTGTGCCTGTAGAAAATTCTATTGAAGGCAGTGTCACCATGACAATGGATACAATGTGGCAGATGGATAGTTTGCAAATTCAATCAGCTTTAGTCTTGCCTATTGCTCATGCTTTAATTTCTTGTGCAAATAGTTTAGCTGGGATAAAAACTGTTTATTCTCATCCCCAGGCCTTAGCCCAGTGTCAAGGGTGGCTGAGAGAATTTCTTCCTGATGTCCAACTGATTCCTAGTAATTCAACAACTGAGGCGCTGGAAAAACTAGAGCAAGATTTAGCAGTAGGGGCGATCGCTTCTAGTAGATCTGCTGAACTTTATAATTTGCCCATACTAGCTAGTCGCATTAACGACTATCCAGAAAATTGTACTCGGTTTTGGGCAATCAGTCACGCAGAATCTGGTATTACGCACCAATTACCTTTACAAAAACTCACTCACACTTCTATCGCTTTTAGTGTACCTGCCAACGTACCTGGTGCATTGCTCAAAACACTACAAGTTTTTGCCCACTTGGATATTAACTTGAGTCGAATTGAGTCTCGTCCGACAAAGCGATCGCTCGGTGAATATTTATTTTTTATTGATTTGGAAGCTGATGTCAATACACCACAGATGAAATCTGCTTTGGTTGAATTAACTACTTACACAGAAGTCTTAAAAATTTTTGGTAGTTACAGTGTAATTTCGGCTAACAATCAATAGTAATTATTACTGCATTATTGCTCAAC comes from the Nostoc sp. PCC 7120 = FACHB-418 genome and includes:
- the pheA gene encoding prephenate dehydratase, producing the protein MTLSVAHLGPPGTYAEQATIFYVKWLTHNTGLEAVLHPYSSIAQSLQALAQGETQLAVVPVENSIEGSVTMTMDTMWQMDSLQIQSALVLPIAHALISCANSLAGIKTVYSHPQALAQCQGWLREFLPDVQLIPSNSTTEALEKLEQDLAVGAIASSRSAELYNLPILASRINDYPENCTRFWAISHAESGITHQLPLQKLTHTSIAFSVPANVPGALLKTLQVFAHLDINLSRIESRPTKRSLGEYLFFIDLEADVNTPQMKSALVELTTYTEVLKIFGSYSVISANNQ
- a CDS encoding ribonuclease HII; translation: MMLKKEQTTNNLKLPISLNASGWLESSPDWSNISGLVAGVDEVGRGALFGPVVAASVILPASAFPHLMTAEIKDSKKLSHSRRVQLAQQISTLAIDWRIGYATTAEIDRINILQATLLAMKRSVKKLKLQPILCLIDGNQPVQDLLMLQQTIVKGDERSLNIAAASIMAKVWRDDLIQRLATKYPMYDLKSNKGYGSKKHLLALAQHGASPLHRQSFRPCQISPD
- a CDS encoding Rne/Rng family ribonuclease is translated as MPKQIIIAEQHQIAAVFSEDQIQELVVATGHHQIGDIYLGVVENVLPGIDAAFVNIGDPERNGFIHVTDLGPLRLKRTAAAITELLAPQQKVLVQVMKEPTGTKGPRLTGNITLPGRYVVLMPYGRGVNLSRRIKSESERNRLRALAILIKPAGMGLLVRTEAEGKPEEAIIEDLEVLQKQWEAIQQEAQSTRAPALLNRDDDFIQRVLRDMYGADVNRIVVDSSTGLKRVKQYLQNWSGGQTPQGLLIDHHRDRSPILEYFRINAAIREALKPRVDLPSGGYIIIEPTEALTVIDVNSGSFTRSATARETVLWTNCEAATEIARQLRLRNIAGVIVVDFIDMESRRDQLQVLEHFNKALRADKARPQIAQLTELGLVELTRKRQGQNIYELFGDTCPACGGLGHTVRLPGETENRLPTPAAEVPERFVSLPTREPRLPTARTTEPRETYDGFGEAFENDSDLGALNLINHPSYQELNDNNKRRARTRRSRIGINGTNGKDEQRITANPLAFISESDLDLDGDVELSAPPELPTPNLGKSGWIERAERTKVIKTEPVKPVVEPPEIRTVEMTPEEQDIFALMGISPLIKLEQEVKNPKSVIINIVQPGQTPTIPTEITPEPVAKVTPSVEVNTPKVKLESKSVSVAATEPIKLTETMEESEVNAASTANRRRRRRSSASDSDTGEDS
- a CDS encoding DUF1997 domain-containing protein, with the translated sequence MATKFTASQSVEIAVPQQPIPIQHYLRQPQRLVNALVDQRRIQQLSEEIFRLKMRPLNFMSLSIQPTVDMRVWAESNGTIYLRSVGCEILGFEYINQRFSLNLRGYLSPYQLNSATRLEGRADLQVQVDLPPPFSLTPRPILETTGNGLLKSVLLTVKQRLLHQLLVDYRQWVISQTQEQALANNDPQLPIFNIE